One genomic region from Nymphaea colorata isolate Beijing-Zhang1983 chromosome 10, ASM883128v2, whole genome shotgun sequence encodes:
- the LOC116261701 gene encoding protein DCL homolog, chloroplastic — protein MASFCSSAPHFHSLILPWSATSKPYPFSSLRIPGFVPTSSAIFLTLPLKTHPSRALKTNDETNDPALLRKPSIASVDAKSLVNKGSFLGIANPGDDERIEEGSEGCRSGGDSRWVNWEDRILEDTVPLVGFVRMVLHSGKYQSGDRLSMEHEKKIIERLLPYHPEVEKKIGCGIDFITIGFHPDFENSRCLFIVRKDGLAVDFSFWKCIKGFIRKKYPLYADSFIIRHFRHRRRSD, from the exons ATGGCTTCATTTTGCAGCTCCGCCCCACACTTTCACTCTCTCATTCTTCCTTGGTCTGCTACGTCTAAGCCCTACCCTTTCTCCTCCCTGAGAATTCCTGGATTTGTCCCAACATCATCTGCAATTTTCCTCACCTTGCCATTAAAGACGCACCCTTCCCGCGCCCTGAAGACCAACGACGAGACCAACGACCCTGCGCTGCTTCGGAAGCCCTCAATCGCCTCCGTGGATGCCAAGAGCCTTGTGAATAAAGGTAGCTTCTTGGGGATTGCCAATCCTGGCGACGACGAACGGATTGAGGAGGGGTCGGAGGGTTGCAGGAGCGGTGGTGATTCGAGGTGGGTGAACTGGGAAGACCGGATTCTGGAGGATACCGTTCCTCTCGTCGGCTTCGTGAGGATGGTTCTTCACTCTGGCAA ATATCAGAGTGGTGACAGACTAAGCATGGagcatgagaaaaaaattattgagaGGCTGCTTCCCTACCACCCGGAGGTTGAAAAAAAGATCGGGTGTGGAATTGATTTCATAACG ATCGGCTTTCATCCTGACTTCGAGAATTCCCGTTGTTTGTTCATAGTGCGAAAGGATGGCCTGGCTGTGGACTTTTCATTTTGGAAATGCATTAAAGGATTTATTAGAAAGAAATACCCACTTTATGCTGATAGCTTCATCATCAGACACTTCCGACATCGTAGACGAAGTGATTAG